The proteins below come from a single Mya arenaria isolate MELC-2E11 chromosome 8, ASM2691426v1 genomic window:
- the LOC128245007 gene encoding probable G-protein coupled receptor 139 gives MSYSEPDTEMHLSRMTPASNLTSTLYQILMALQMDPNMTSEILALTPEDQLHFIESLNLNSDVQSVDLEDQRMLIPEYRINKAIGLYLPPFLLLMGTFGNVMTFLILRNKAMTRQSTNLFLAALAIADSIVLFVGLLRRWLGDILQMDIQSESDWLCKAVSVLGYSSSQFSVWLIIAVTIERFLVVSHPLHTSRYCNLTRAKRIICLIAFLIVAINFHFLFTVSVHEHEHGLKSCDSAPQFRLLVTVIWPWIDASLYALLPFLLIVVCNTLIIIQTLKATIWREAQNGPLINTADKRKVFKDNNIKLTVMLLSVSFTFLITTFPMAIVMVFHSGWSRDIENVPLSVIAQRQLIRTSAEMLMFLNHSVNFYLYCALGQKFRNQVLKTLCRRTLSTNSNLSDHSQHLYCSRVKGYHVHNKSTCFDETNL, from the exons ATGAG TTACAGCGAACCGGATACCGAGATGCATTTGTCGAGAATGACACCGGCGTCAAATTTGACCTCGACACTTTACCAGATATTGATGGCATTGCAAATGGACCCCAATATGACGTCGGAAATTCTCGCTTTAACACCAGAGGATCAG TTACACTTCATTGAATCGCTGAATCTAAACTCGGACGTACAATCGGTTGACCTGGAGGACCAGAGAATGCTTATTCCTGAATACAGGATTAACAAAGCCATAGGACTCTACCTTCCTCCATTTCTCCTACTAATGGGAACTTTTGGGAATGTTATGACTTTTCTCATTTTGAGAAATAAGGCCATGACTAGGCAATCCACGAATCTATTCTTGGCAGCTCTCGCAATCGCCGACTCTATAGTTTTGTTTGTTGGCTTGTTGCGACGATGGCTTGGTGATATATTACAAATGGATATCCAGAGTGAGTCAGATTGGCTATGTAAGGCAGTGTCGGTTCTGGGTTATAGTAGCAGCCAATTTTCCGTGTGGCTTATAATCGCAGTAACGATTGAACGTTTTTTAGTGGTAAGCCATCCTCTACACACTTCACGTTACTGCAATCTAACACGCGCTAAACGCATAATATGTTTAATCGCGTTTTTGATTGTGGCaattaactttcattttttgttcaCAGTATCTGTGCATGAACACGAACATGGGTTAAAATCATGCGACTCAGCGCCGCAATTCAGGCTATTAGTAACAGTTATTTGGCCATGGATAGATGCTTCACTTTATGCGCTGCTCCCATTTTTGCTCATTGTCGTATGCAATACTCTGattattatacaaacattgaaagCCACGATCTGGCGTGAGGCTCAAAATGGACCGTTGATAAACACTGCAGATAAAAGAAAGGTGTTTAAAgacaataacataaaattaacCGTGATGCTTTTGTCTGTGTCTTTTACATTCCTTATTACTACATTTCCGATGGCAATTGTAATGGTTTTTCACAGCGGATGGAGTAGGGATATCGAGAACGTGCCGTTAAGTGTTATAGCACAGCGACAGTTGATAAGGACATCAGCTGAAATGTTGATGTTTCTAAACCACTCTGTTAATTTTTACTTATATTGTGCCCTTGGACAAAAATTTAGAAACCAGGTTTTGAAAACGTTGTGTCGAAGGACGTTATCAACAAACTCAAATCTTTCTGACCATAGCCAACATCTTTATTGTTCGCGTGTGAAAGGCTATCACGTTCATAACAAGTCAACGTGTTTTGACGAGACAAACTTATGA